Genomic segment of Candidatus Omnitrophota bacterium:
GGAATTTACCAGCGCCGGCCGGCAGGCGTTCGATGAGAAGAATGTGCAGTTCAAGGCGAAGATGGATGAGTTCGAGAAGAAATTCACCGCCGAGGGGTTCTCCGCGATCTTCGCCGGTTACATAATATCCGCGGATAAGGCGTCTGGCAAGGAAGCCATCTTGGAAAAATTGATGGCGGTGCACGCGAGCATAGACAAACAGCTTTCGGATTACGGGACCGCGATGAATGAGGCGAATTACGACGACGCTTTCGGTGTGTACGGCTGGCCGATATTCATGGGCTATTCGTTCGATATATCGGTCGTCATGCCCGGGCGTATGATCGAGGCCAATGCCGGTAAGATGACTTTGAATTCGGCGAAATGGGAATTCAAGAACGACGATTTTCTCCTCAAGGAATTTACCCTCCGGGCGAAGTCGCGTAAACTCAACCTGGCCGGCATCGGTATCATAGTAGCGATCCTGGCGGCGGCATTACTGGTAGCGTATAAGAGGGAACGGAAGAATAAGTGAAAAAAGCCGTTGTCGCTATGAGCGGCGGCGTCGATTCATCGGTCGCCGCTTTTTTATTGAAAAAAGAGGGTTACGAGGTCATCGGTATCACTATGCAGCTTTGGTCTAAGGACCTCTGCGGAAAGCACGGCGGGAAGAGCTGTTGCTCGCTAGAGGCGATAGAGGACGCCAGGAAGGTCGCCTCGCTCCTCGATATCCCGCATTACGTAATGAACCTCGAGAAGGATTTCAGCGATTTCGTCATTAAGTATTTCTGCTCCGAGTATGAGAAAGGGCGGACGCCTAATCCCTGCGTCGTCTGCAACAGCAGGATGAAGTTCGGAAAACTATTGGAGAGGGCGAAGGTCCTCGGCGCGGAACATGTCGCGACCGGCCATTACGCGAGGCTCGGCCGCGGCGAGAGCAACGGCCGGTATTACATAAACGAGGCCGCGGACAAGACTAAGGACCAGTCGTATTTTCTCTTCGATCTGTCCCAGGAGCAGCTTGAACATGCGCTCTTTCCGCTCGGCGGGTTATCGAAGAAAGAGGTCAGGGAGATTGCCAGGTCGAACGGCCTGAAGGTCCATGATAAGCCCGAGAGCCAGGATATCTGTTTTGTGATAAAAGGCGATTATCGCGATTTTATAAAGGACAAGATAAAGGGAGTGAAGCCCGGCAGGATAGTCGATACCGGAGGAAAGGTTTTGGGCGAGCATAAGGGCATTGCGTTCTATACGATAGGGCAAAGGGAAGGCCTGGGCGTCGCGGCCGGTAAGCCGGTATATGTCGTAAAGATCGACGCAGCAAAGAATGAGATCGTATTGGGCGACGCCGGAGAGGCGAAGGGCAGGGAATTGACGGCGAGCGCAATCTCATGGATGGCTGTAGAAGGGCTGGATTCCGGCATCCGCGCTGAGGCGAAGATAAGGTATAACCACCCTAAGGCTGCCTGCGAGGTCATACCGGTCTCCGGCAATAAAGTGAAAGCCGTATTCGATGAGCCGCAGTACGCGATAACCCCGGGCCAGGCATTCGTATTTTATGAAGGCGAAAAGATATTAGGCGGCGGATGGATAGATTAAAAAAGATCTTAATGAGGCTGGGCAAGGTGGTGATCGCTTTTTCCGGCGGGGTGGATTCGACGTTCCTGCTCAAAGTAGCTAAAGATACTCTAGGCAGAAATAACGTCCTAGCTATCACCGCGACATCCGAGACCTACCCGTCTTCGGAACTCAGGGATGCCAAGAGGCTCGCGAAAATAATAGGCGTCAGGCAGGTGGTGATCAGGACCGCTGAATTCGACGATCCCAAATTCAGGGATAATCCTCCGCAGAGATGTTATTACTGCAAAAAAGAGCTCTTCAAGGAGATCGGCAAGATCGCCCGGCGCGAAGGGTTCAGGCATATCGCCGACGCCTCCAATTATGACGACAGGAAAGATTTCAGGCCGGGCAGCCGCGCCGCGAAAGAGAGCGGCGTATCAAGCCCGTTAAAAGAGGCGCGCCTGACCAAGGACGCGATACGCAGGCTGTCAAAAAAGCTTGGGTTGCAGACCTGGAATAAGCCTTCTTATGCCTGCCTCGCGTCGCGCATACCTTATTACGATACGATAACCAGGCGGAAGCTGGAGATGATAGAAAAAGCAGAGGATATCTTGCGGAATAATTACAGTTTCAGTCAGGTGCGCGTCCGTTGCCATGGTGATATCGCGAGGATCGAAGTGGCTCCGCGCGAGATACGGAAGTTCTTCAAAGGGGAAGCGGCTTCCGGGGCGGCGAAGCGTCTTCAAAAACTGGGTTTTAAATATGTCACCGTGGACATATTGGGTTACCGGACGGGAAGCATGAACGAAACTTTAAGGAAACGCTGATGAAAGAGAAAGTGATCTTTTCCTGGAGCGGCGGCAAGGATAGCGCCCTTGCCCTTTACGAATTAAAAGAAAGCGGAAAATACGAGATTACGGCACTGCTTACGACCATCACGAAGGATTACGACAGGGTAAGCATGCACGGGGTAAGGACTGCGCTGCTGGAGGCGCAGGCGGTATCTCTCGGCATAAAACTTGAAAAGGCGTGGATGACAAAAGGCGCCGCTATCGAAGAGAACGAGTCGAAAATAGGCGAGATCATGCGAAGGTATTTTGCCGAGGGGGTGCTTTTGGCCGGCGCGGGAGATATCTGGCTGGAGGATGTGAAAAAATACAAAGATGACAATCTCGCGCGCATCGGAATGAAAGGCATCTATCCGCTATGGAAGCGCGACAGCGGCCAATTGGCCCGCAAGTTCATAGATTTGGGATTTAAGTCGGTCATCGTATGCGTCGATTCGACGCTGCTTGCCAAAGAGTTTATAGGAAGGGAGTTTGACGAGTCGTTCCTGGCCGACCTGCCTGCCGGCGTCGACCCGTGCGGAGAGAACGGCGAATTCCATTCGTTCGTATACGCGGGCCCGGTATTCCGCCATGAGATACCGTTTGTAAAAGGCGAGATCGTGCTCAGGGATAACCGCTATTATTTCTGCGACCTCTTGCCCGCGAATGCCGCCGTGGCGGCGCAGGAAACTGTTGATTTTTGACGTTTTTGTGATAACATAGGAAACCTAAACCAAAAAATTTGGCGGCGTAGCTCAGATGGTTAGAGCGAGCGGCTCATACCCGCTATGTCATCCGTTCGATCCGGATCGCCGCCACCATCCTATTTCGCGGAAAACAGAGGAAAAGGCATATGGATATGCCGCCATTCGAGAACAACCCGTTATAATTAAGGGTTGTTTCTTGTTATGAGGAGGGAAATCGATGAAAAAGCTGGTCGTGTTTGTTTTGGCGTTTTCTTTCTTAGGCGTCTTGGGCCATGCCCAGATATTGAAGCGTCCCGGCTCCGGCTCGGTCAAGACCGTCCAGAAGGTCGCGGTATATGATGAAGGGAAAGGTATTTTTATCCCTAGCGGATGGATGGGCGATGTGGGCGCGATAAAAGTCGAGCCCAAGTGCGCCGAAAAGCCGAAGAAGGGCAAATATTGCATGAAATGGACATATGATATTTCCAAGGACGCCAAGAACGGTTGGGCCGGCGTTTATTGGCAATATCCGGCGAACAATTGGGGTACCAAGAGCGGGCTCGATCTCACCGGCCACAAAAAACTTACTCTTTGGGCGAGGGGAGAAACGGGTAAAGAGGTCATAAATATAATAGCCGGAGGCATAAAAGGACAAGTTCCCGATTCGTTCATCAAAGAACTGAAAGGCACTAAACTCTCCTCTGAATGGAAGCAGTATACTATAGACCTTTCAGGCAGGGACCTTTCCAATGTCTCGGGGGGTTTTTGCTGGACGGCGGACAGCAAGCTAAATAAAGGGGCCGTAACTTTTTATTTTGACGATATACTCTATGAATGATCACATGCTCATCGATACGATAAAAAAGACAATTAAAAAGTACGGGTTGATAGAGAAGGGCGACAGGGTGATAGTCGCCGTCTCCGGTGGCCCGGACTCTACCGCGCTCCTGCTCGCGCTCAACGGTTTGAAACGCGAGTACGGCCTTAGGCTCCGCATAGCGCATCTCGACCACATGTTCCGCGCGGCCGGGGAGACGAAGAAGGACCGC
This window contains:
- the mnmA gene encoding tRNA 2-thiouridine(34) synthase MnmA, which translates into the protein MKKAVVAMSGGVDSSVAAFLLKKEGYEVIGITMQLWSKDLCGKHGGKSCCSLEAIEDARKVASLLDIPHYVMNLEKDFSDFVIKYFCSEYEKGRTPNPCVVCNSRMKFGKLLERAKVLGAEHVATGHYARLGRGESNGRYYINEAADKTKDQSYFLFDLSQEQLEHALFPLGGLSKKEVREIARSNGLKVHDKPESQDICFVIKGDYRDFIKDKIKGVKPGRIVDTGGKVLGEHKGIAFYTIGQREGLGVAAGKPVYVVKIDAAKNEIVLGDAGEAKGRELTASAISWMAVEGLDSGIRAEAKIRYNHPKAACEVIPVSGNKVKAVFDEPQYAITPGQAFVFYEGEKILGGGWID
- the larE gene encoding ATP-dependent sacrificial sulfur transferase LarE — translated: MDRLKKILMRLGKVVIAFSGGVDSTFLLKVAKDTLGRNNVLAITATSETYPSSELRDAKRLAKIIGVRQVVIRTAEFDDPKFRDNPPQRCYYCKKELFKEIGKIARREGFRHIADASNYDDRKDFRPGSRAAKESGVSSPLKEARLTKDAIRRLSKKLGLQTWNKPSYACLASRIPYYDTITRRKLEMIEKAEDILRNNYSFSQVRVRCHGDIARIEVAPREIRKFFKGEAASGAAKRLQKLGFKYVTVDILGYRTGSMNETLRKR
- a CDS encoding diphthine--ammonia ligase, whose translation is MKEKVIFSWSGGKDSALALYELKESGKYEITALLTTITKDYDRVSMHGVRTALLEAQAVSLGIKLEKAWMTKGAAIEENESKIGEIMRRYFAEGVLLAGAGDIWLEDVKKYKDDNLARIGMKGIYPLWKRDSGQLARKFIDLGFKSVIVCVDSTLLAKEFIGREFDESFLADLPAGVDPCGENGEFHSFVYAGPVFRHEIPFVKGEIVLRDNRYYFCDLLPANAAVAAQETVDF